Proteins co-encoded in one Candidatus Obscuribacterales bacterium genomic window:
- a CDS encoding sterol desaturase family protein, producing MGKYVNEQGVCVYSGFWWKLALPEVVLPVHLAVSLGALAWAASRPSGWVAIVVSVPLGFFIWTLFEYAFHRWLLHHKRYPVLRKIFWNGLHREHHMYRQMLDPEHRTIHLAISLPIVLMLVGVVGLATTSGWGLAILGGWLLSYCIYETSHWLYHICDPEKGLGKFLWIHGVGHAHTVHHFHHAGKNYGFITVFWDRVFGTYLPIKQTRATEGYGVREGHPAAANHDEKSRYMTERVISP from the coding sequence CCTGCCGGAAGTGGTCCTGCCTGTTCACCTGGCTGTATCTCTAGGTGCGCTCGCTTGGGCTGCCTCACGCCCAAGCGGCTGGGTCGCAATCGTCGTTAGCGTTCCGTTAGGGTTCTTCATTTGGACCCTGTTCGAGTACGCCTTCCACCGATGGCTGCTGCACCACAAACGGTACCCCGTGCTTCGCAAGATCTTCTGGAACGGGCTCCACCGGGAACATCACATGTACCGGCAGATGCTGGATCCCGAGCACCGGACGATTCACCTGGCCATTTCACTGCCCATTGTCCTGATGCTGGTCGGCGTGGTAGGCCTGGCGACCACCTCAGGGTGGGGATTAGCGATCCTGGGAGGATGGCTCCTGAGCTACTGCATCTACGAGACGTCCCACTGGTTGTATCACATTTGCGATCCAGAAAAAGGCCTTGGAAAGTTCCTATGGATTCACGGGGTGGGGCACGCGCATACCGTTCACCATTTCCACCACGCGGGCAAGAATTACGGCTTCATTACCGTCTTTTGGGACAGGGTGTTCGGCACATACCTGCCCATCAAGCAGACCCGGGCCACGGAAGGCTACGGGGTGCGGGAAGGTCACCCGGCGGCAGCAAACCACGATGAGAAATCTCGGTACATGACGGAAAGGGTAATATCACCATGA
- a CDS encoding LysE family transporter, producing MMASLAGFLMGFIGSMPVAGPTSLLVFHRGMLARYRDGWAIGLGGSLVEGIYCAIAVYAFNILRDHFTIVTPLIRAVSILLLLALGLYFIFASHKKSQRPAIAESSATNCGRQFWIGLSIAALNPTPIFTWSASVATVFPIINLTLQGHEGMVFAASAVIGIVAWFSILLAMLRRFSSHFPLSLLPKAITAIGVILVVVSISLVGSTVYGSVQFSP from the coding sequence ATGATGGCTTCCCTGGCAGGTTTCCTCATGGGTTTTATCGGTTCCATGCCGGTCGCAGGCCCTACTTCCCTTTTGGTATTCCATCGCGGGATGCTTGCCCGCTACCGGGACGGATGGGCGATCGGCCTCGGGGGCAGCCTCGTCGAGGGCATCTACTGTGCCATAGCGGTCTATGCTTTTAACATCCTGCGTGATCATTTCACAATAGTCACACCGCTGATAAGAGCAGTAAGTATCCTCCTGCTCCTTGCGCTAGGACTTTATTTCATTTTCGCTTCCCACAAGAAGTCCCAAAGGCCCGCGATCGCAGAGTCATCAGCGACCAATTGCGGGCGCCAGTTTTGGATTGGCCTCAGCATTGCGGCCCTCAATCCAACCCCGATCTTCACCTGGTCGGCTTCCGTGGCCACTGTTTTCCCGATTATCAACCTCACCCTGCAAGGACATGAAGGGATGGTTTTTGCCGCCAGCGCGGTAATTGGCATCGTTGCCTGGTTCAGCATCCTGCTTGCCATGCTGCGCCGTTTCAGTAGCCACTTCCCGCTTTCGCTGCTCCCTAAAGCAATTACAGCCATCGGCGTGATC